A portion of the Mycobacterium paraseoulense genome contains these proteins:
- a CDS encoding PaaI family thioesterase — protein sequence MTDVSRDAGHDIETPIHLFRRFGIEVLIADQESAVVEMSMPLAGMRNPFTDLPTVGPLGVLVDAVSGLSNHFRCRDAEWTVSTELAIELSPEGSERATAIGASPVVASGRLLGPRGSGSALSVCTLTCDGVVIGAGTVRSYYVTPDTLDLNEPPETVSKSHNTSLAELMAVEPMPPADAVRVLRQHIDPFLNNAVGVINGGVASAGLELAASATVNTGGAPMRTASVRVNFLRPFYGGDRSRYEAAPLRIGRGTAVADARAIGEDGKPAVTARVTAYR from the coding sequence ATGACAGATGTCAGCCGGGACGCCGGCCACGACATCGAGACCCCGATCCATCTGTTTCGGCGGTTCGGGATCGAGGTATTGATCGCGGACCAGGAGTCCGCGGTCGTGGAGATGTCGATGCCGCTCGCGGGCATGCGCAACCCCTTCACCGATTTGCCGACCGTCGGCCCGCTCGGCGTGCTCGTCGATGCGGTCAGCGGATTATCCAACCACTTCCGGTGTCGCGACGCCGAATGGACGGTGTCCACCGAATTGGCCATCGAGCTGAGCCCCGAAGGAAGCGAGCGGGCGACCGCGATCGGCGCTTCCCCCGTCGTCGCATCCGGTCGCCTCCTAGGTCCTCGCGGCAGCGGGTCAGCGCTTTCGGTGTGCACCCTGACCTGCGACGGCGTCGTCATCGGCGCGGGCACCGTGCGGTCGTACTACGTCACGCCCGACACCCTCGACCTGAACGAGCCCCCCGAGACGGTGTCCAAGAGTCACAACACCTCCCTGGCGGAGCTGATGGCCGTGGAGCCCATGCCACCTGCCGACGCTGTGCGCGTCCTGCGCCAGCACATAGACCCGTTCCTCAACAACGCCGTTGGTGTCATCAACGGCGGAGTCGCTTCGGCGGGACTCGAATTGGCCGCGTCCGCGACGGTGAACACGGGTGGCGCGCCGATGCGAACCGCGTCGGTCCGGGTGAACTTTCTGCGCCCGTTCTACGGCGGCGACCGATCCCGCTACGAAGCGGCGCCGCTGCGCATCGGACGCGGCACTGCCGTCGCCGACGCGCGTGCGATCGGGGAGGACGGCAAGCCCGCGGTGACGGCGCGCGTCACCGCCTACCGCTAG
- a CDS encoding DUF2889 domain-containing protein: protein MRASDLGTPHIGMHPLHGIHAPTKGTPARQLGSVRRTSSIDITREPGSLDPVHLSGRARDLMTAHDGTTIELGDARIRATVEAVARVVQYIDLEPRVAGMHLAGAPAMSGFRAAVDKTAPELRQRRDLRYTLLDDVPVATLISGHALSASGALGNGVTSGYLPVADRCAGFVTGGLLMTSFETGDPAVVTGPPAPSLEDPNDPLAWHELTALPVHGMRRRRRLDVHQGSDSREMVIDAMFRDTYVRADGTETIIHEYTIEAAVDLDTETILRSEAVPRVLPWQECPGAVASATRLAGMRLNELHTRVRHELHGTTTCTHLNDLLRSIADAEALVSLLSAG from the coding sequence ATGAGGGCGAGCGACCTGGGCACACCCCATATCGGGATGCATCCGCTGCACGGTATACACGCGCCGACGAAGGGCACACCGGCGCGGCAATTGGGTTCGGTGCGGCGAACGAGTTCTATTGACATAACCCGTGAACCGGGCTCGCTAGACCCTGTGCACCTATCTGGGCGGGCACGCGACCTCATGACCGCGCACGACGGTACCACCATCGAGCTCGGCGACGCCCGGATACGGGCGACCGTCGAGGCGGTCGCCCGCGTGGTCCAGTACATTGACCTCGAACCGCGCGTCGCGGGCATGCATCTGGCCGGCGCCCCGGCGATGAGTGGTTTCCGAGCCGCGGTCGACAAGACGGCCCCCGAACTAAGGCAGCGACGCGACTTGCGCTACACGTTGCTTGACGACGTCCCGGTCGCCACGCTGATCTCCGGACATGCGTTGTCTGCATCCGGCGCACTGGGAAACGGCGTTACATCGGGCTATCTGCCCGTCGCCGACCGGTGCGCCGGCTTCGTGACCGGCGGTCTGCTGATGACCTCGTTCGAGACAGGGGATCCCGCCGTCGTGACCGGTCCGCCGGCGCCGAGCCTCGAAGACCCCAACGACCCGCTGGCTTGGCACGAGTTGACAGCGCTTCCTGTTCACGGGATGCGCCGTCGCCGCAGGCTGGACGTCCACCAAGGGTCGGATAGTCGGGAAATGGTGATCGATGCGATGTTTCGCGACACTTATGTCCGGGCCGACGGTACGGAAACCATCATCCACGAGTACACGATCGAGGCAGCGGTGGATCTCGATACCGAGACCATCCTGCGCTCGGAGGCCGTACCCCGGGTACTCCCCTGGCAGGAATGTCCGGGCGCCGTCGCCAGCGCGACCCGCCTCGCCGGCATGAGGTTAAACGAATTGCACACCCGTGTGCGTCACGAGCTCCATGGTACGACGACGTGTACGCACCTCAACGACCTGCTACGCAGCATCGCCGACGCCGAGGCACTGGTCTCGCTGCTCTCCGCCGGCTGA
- a CDS encoding NAD(P)H-dependent amine dehydrogenase family protein — MKIIQWATGNTGSHAVRAIANRPAYQLTGAFVYSKEKAGRDIGEVCGTRPLGVLATTDRSEIMAAEADCVLYMAFAERGFPEAAGDVCQLLESGKNVIATSTPFLHPKAMDEQLGAAIEGACQAGGVTFHGLGIAPGYMSEMLPLSLSRLWGRVDKLVARETLMYNEYPSHEMMFDFLGFGYEPDDPTPLFTDLEVVGTAYKPSSVLLADTLGLKDYELVHFRDIELAPEDFDVASGHIRKGTVAAMRFGTRVLHEGRAVIVQEHCTRMREDLGSSWPRGDGWSIVVEGEPSMSVSVNIGIHGEDHTDQACLATAMHAVHAIPQVVNAAPGIHTLVDLAPFYGGDAFTVAQPAAVDTK; from the coding sequence ATGAAGATCATCCAGTGGGCCACCGGCAACACCGGCAGTCACGCCGTCCGGGCAATAGCTAACCGTCCCGCCTACCAACTAACGGGTGCCTTTGTCTATAGCAAAGAAAAAGCCGGCAGAGACATCGGCGAAGTCTGCGGGACAAGGCCTCTCGGAGTCCTGGCAACGACCGATCGCAGCGAGATCATGGCTGCCGAGGCAGATTGCGTACTCTACATGGCATTTGCCGAACGTGGATTTCCGGAGGCCGCGGGCGACGTGTGTCAACTGTTGGAATCGGGCAAGAACGTCATCGCCACCTCGACGCCGTTCCTACACCCTAAGGCCATGGACGAACAACTCGGCGCCGCAATAGAGGGTGCATGTCAGGCAGGCGGCGTGACATTCCACGGGCTCGGCATCGCACCTGGCTACATGAGCGAAATGCTGCCGCTGAGCCTGTCTCGGCTCTGGGGTCGTGTCGATAAGTTGGTTGCGAGGGAAACCCTCATGTACAACGAGTACCCGAGCCACGAAATGATGTTCGACTTCCTGGGATTCGGCTACGAGCCCGACGATCCGACACCATTGTTCACCGACCTCGAGGTTGTGGGCACCGCCTATAAGCCGTCGTCCGTTTTGCTTGCCGACACACTCGGGCTCAAGGACTACGAACTCGTGCATTTCCGTGACATTGAATTGGCTCCCGAAGACTTCGACGTTGCGTCGGGACACATCCGCAAAGGCACAGTGGCCGCGATGCGCTTCGGCACCCGGGTCCTTCACGAGGGCAGAGCGGTCATCGTGCAAGAGCACTGCACCCGTATGCGCGAGGACCTCGGCTCATCGTGGCCCCGCGGCGACGGCTGGTCGATCGTTGTGGAGGGAGAACCGTCGATGTCGGTCAGCGTGAACATCGGGATCCACGGGGAAGACCACACCGATCAGGCGTGCTTAGCCACCGCGATGCACGCCGTCCATGCCATTCCCCAGGTGGTCAATGCGGCGCCGGGCATCCATACCCTCGTCGATCTAGCGCCCTTCTACGGCGGCGACGCCTTCACTGTCGCCCAACCTGCCGCCGTAGACACCAAGTGA
- a CDS encoding cytochrome P450, protein MVHFNVMTDMSAEPWEALAKDRQHCPVERVDVGGFVYHQVSEPHLIRQLLRRHDVFSNEMGVLPRGPEPVGERVLEFADPPAHRTHRQLVAKAFSKAQMNERVTHIQAVADDLVDAIAAQGNTFELRRQFGRPLPSTIVAEILGVPVQDRDLFMDLTERVEALLAEEQASQETTQVMQQFIDYVYEQFRIRETVPTDDLLSSILYAEVDGKRFTRLEAAAMVRLLLGAGNGTTSIAISNTVWLIETNPAEKAKLLADLDGLVESTIEEGLRFDCPVGGNFRGVTQSTELGGVSLKAGDRVFANYLAANHDPDRYDDPDSFKVDRAWGELPPHFAFGHGIHYCIGAPLARAETAIGLKTLYRRLPRLRLADGFTPERVPGAMFRTWTAVQMQFDGPVGPRLSDG, encoded by the coding sequence ATGGTGCATTTCAATGTCATGACCGATATGTCCGCAGAACCGTGGGAGGCTTTGGCGAAGGATCGCCAGCATTGCCCGGTGGAACGCGTCGACGTCGGCGGATTCGTCTACCACCAAGTCAGTGAGCCACACCTCATCCGGCAACTGTTGCGCCGTCACGACGTCTTCTCCAACGAGATGGGTGTGCTCCCGCGTGGTCCCGAGCCAGTGGGCGAACGCGTTTTGGAGTTCGCCGATCCCCCGGCCCATCGGACCCATCGACAACTGGTGGCCAAAGCGTTCTCGAAGGCGCAAATGAACGAACGCGTCACCCACATCCAGGCGGTCGCCGACGACCTCGTAGACGCTATCGCGGCCCAAGGCAACACTTTTGAGCTTCGACGCCAATTCGGCCGACCTCTGCCCTCGACGATCGTCGCTGAGATCCTCGGCGTCCCGGTACAGGACCGTGATCTGTTCATGGATCTGACCGAGCGCGTCGAGGCGCTACTGGCAGAGGAGCAAGCCAGCCAGGAAACCACCCAGGTCATGCAGCAGTTCATTGACTACGTTTACGAGCAGTTCCGTATCCGAGAGACTGTCCCGACCGATGATCTGCTGAGCTCAATCCTGTACGCCGAAGTCGATGGCAAGAGATTCACCAGGTTGGAGGCCGCCGCGATGGTGCGTCTTCTATTGGGCGCGGGCAACGGGACTACCTCCATCGCCATCTCCAACACCGTTTGGCTGATCGAAACCAATCCCGCGGAGAAGGCCAAACTACTGGCTGACCTCGACGGACTTGTCGAGTCCACGATCGAGGAAGGTTTACGATTCGACTGCCCCGTCGGAGGGAATTTTCGCGGTGTAACACAATCCACCGAGCTGGGCGGGGTCAGCCTCAAGGCAGGGGACCGGGTCTTCGCGAATTACCTTGCCGCTAACCATGACCCCGACCGCTACGACGACCCCGACTCATTTAAAGTTGACCGCGCTTGGGGCGAACTGCCTCCGCATTTCGCGTTCGGCCATGGTATCCATTACTGCATTGGCGCGCCCTTGGCGCGCGCCGAAACCGCAATCGGACTCAAGACACTTTATCGGCGTCTTCCTCGGCTGCGCCTCGCGGACGGCTTCACGCCTGAACGGGTACCCGGTGCGATGTTTCGAACGTGGACAGCCGTGCAGATGCAGTTCGACGGCCCAGTAGGTCCTAGGCTCTCAGATGGCTGA
- a CDS encoding enoyl-CoA hydratase/isomerase family protein produces the protein MTTSAIATLAGYEQFAPWLLVEKRGNVHVVSINRPEALNAVTEEVHHAFATIWKVLDADGDVKAVVTTGVGKAFSAGGDMVMFGRLIEDEVARAFQIHEARTVFLEVINFPKPLVSAVNGPAVGLGCSIALLSDLLVMGENSYLADPHVAVGLTAGDGGAAMLPLLIGMMKAKEYVLLGDRITAPVAEKLNLVTKVVPDDAVLEEALALGERFAALPPQALRSSKVALNMHLARAAQGVLEYALAEELTSFSTPEFKERVAAFRARSKK, from the coding sequence ATGACGACTTCCGCGATCGCTACCCTCGCCGGCTACGAACAGTTCGCCCCATGGCTGTTGGTGGAGAAGCGCGGCAACGTCCACGTCGTGAGCATCAACCGACCAGAAGCGCTTAACGCCGTCACCGAGGAGGTGCACCACGCATTCGCCACCATCTGGAAGGTGCTCGACGCCGATGGCGACGTCAAGGCGGTGGTGACCACCGGTGTCGGCAAGGCGTTCTCGGCGGGTGGGGACATGGTGATGTTCGGCCGCCTCATCGAGGACGAGGTGGCGCGCGCGTTTCAGATCCACGAGGCCCGCACCGTCTTCCTCGAGGTGATCAACTTCCCGAAGCCCCTGGTTTCCGCGGTCAACGGACCGGCGGTCGGGCTGGGTTGTTCGATCGCCCTGTTGTCCGACCTGCTGGTGATGGGGGAGAACAGCTACTTGGCCGACCCGCACGTTGCCGTTGGGCTCACTGCCGGGGACGGCGGCGCCGCCATGCTGCCCTTGCTGATCGGCATGATGAAAGCCAAGGAGTATGTGTTGCTTGGCGATCGGATCACCGCGCCGGTCGCGGAGAAGCTGAATCTGGTCACTAAGGTCGTCCCCGACGACGCGGTGCTCGAGGAGGCGTTAGCACTCGGCGAGCGGTTCGCCGCACTGCCGCCGCAGGCTCTGCGGTCGTCGAAGGTGGCGCTGAACATGCACCTTGCCCGGGCTGCTCAAGGTGTCCTGGAGTATGCGCTCGCCGAGGAACTGACGTCCTTCTCGACGCCGGAGTTCAAGGAGCGCGTTGCCGCGTTCCGTGCTCGATCCAAGAAGTAG
- a CDS encoding thiolase C-terminal domain-containing protein encodes MRNVAIVGAGMTPFGEHFELGIKDLVPMAYAEAVARVDKGIQKSEIEAAWFGELSTTDGFPAGILADTLDLTDIPVTRVENACATGNDAIRNGTMAIASGLYDVVLVVGADKVRETSSTTTFWDWAAMTRDNAWDYPLGLVAPANFALHVIRYLHESPATKEHMAMVAVKNHFHALKNPKAQLRYEITVERALAAPIVVEPFGLYDCTPQSDGAAAVILAAEDVVDRYTDSPVWVRGVGLGMDRVMHQHKTDMTTFPPTVRAAKSAMKMAGLTPRDIDVAEVHDCFTGVELISYEDLGFAERFEAYKLVEHREHYVGGPLPINPSGGLKAKGHPPGATGVAQCYELFNQLRGQAENQVDGARVALAHNIGGPTAVSAVTILSNKKN; translated from the coding sequence ATGAGAAATGTCGCGATCGTCGGCGCGGGCATGACACCGTTCGGCGAGCATTTCGAGCTCGGGATCAAGGACCTCGTGCCGATGGCCTACGCCGAGGCCGTTGCGCGTGTCGACAAAGGGATCCAGAAGTCCGAGATCGAAGCCGCGTGGTTCGGCGAACTCTCCACCACCGATGGCTTCCCGGCGGGCATCCTCGCCGATACTCTAGACCTCACCGACATACCTGTTACCCGCGTCGAGAACGCCTGTGCCACAGGCAATGACGCGATCCGCAACGGAACCATGGCGATCGCGTCCGGCCTTTACGATGTCGTCTTGGTAGTGGGCGCCGACAAGGTACGGGAAACGTCGTCCACCACCACCTTCTGGGACTGGGCTGCGATGACCCGCGACAATGCCTGGGACTACCCGCTGGGGCTGGTCGCTCCGGCGAACTTCGCCCTGCACGTCATCCGATACCTGCACGAGTCTCCCGCTACCAAGGAGCACATGGCGATGGTCGCGGTGAAGAACCACTTCCACGCGCTGAAGAATCCAAAGGCGCAGTTGCGGTACGAGATCACCGTGGAACGGGCGCTGGCCGCTCCCATCGTGGTCGAACCCTTCGGGTTATACGACTGCACGCCGCAGAGCGACGGCGCCGCCGCGGTGATACTGGCGGCCGAGGACGTGGTCGACCGGTACACCGACAGCCCTGTGTGGGTACGTGGTGTGGGGCTGGGGATGGACCGGGTGATGCATCAACACAAAACGGACATGACGACCTTCCCGCCGACAGTGCGCGCGGCCAAGTCGGCGATGAAGATGGCGGGCTTGACACCTCGCGACATCGATGTTGCCGAGGTTCACGACTGTTTCACCGGGGTTGAGCTGATCAGCTACGAGGACCTAGGATTTGCCGAACGGTTCGAGGCGTACAAACTCGTCGAGCACCGGGAGCACTATGTCGGCGGGCCGCTACCTATCAACCCGAGCGGCGGCCTGAAGGCCAAAGGGCATCCGCCGGGTGCCACGGGGGTGGCGCAGTGCTATGAGCTATTCAACCAGCTGCGTGGCCAGGCGGAGAATCAAGTCGACGGGGCGCGAGTCGCGTTGGCGCACAACATCGGTGGTCCAACCGCGGTGTCTGCGGTGACGATCCTTTCCAACAAGAAGAACTGA
- a CDS encoding TetR/AcrR family transcriptional regulator — MARARKTTRGAATGPGRPRGSDGAETRRRIMVTAMKHVAERGYARATLREIAREAGLTGGTVFYYFPSKVELVTATFTELAEPVITQFRAAATVKTSFSEAYIAWLEAGVEVMKTYPHLASFVAAIGVAGEVDPNLRALHDRANDAQHRLVADLVASGQRAGQFRDDLDSAAITDMLFAIMLGLTDLAASTSADRFSAAMKAAAHLVDGTLIRRP, encoded by the coding sequence ATGGCGCGGGCTCGCAAGACAACACGAGGGGCAGCGACTGGGCCCGGCCGCCCACGGGGATCTGACGGAGCGGAGACCCGGCGCCGGATCATGGTGACGGCGATGAAGCATGTTGCCGAACGCGGCTATGCCCGAGCCACATTGCGTGAGATCGCGCGCGAGGCCGGTCTCACCGGCGGGACTGTCTTCTACTACTTCCCGAGCAAGGTTGAACTCGTCACCGCCACCTTCACTGAGCTGGCAGAACCGGTGATCACGCAGTTTCGCGCGGCGGCGACCGTGAAGACTTCATTTTCCGAGGCATACATTGCGTGGCTAGAAGCCGGAGTCGAAGTAATGAAAACTTACCCGCATCTGGCGTCTTTCGTTGCCGCCATCGGTGTGGCCGGGGAAGTGGACCCAAACCTTCGTGCTCTGCACGATCGTGCTAATGATGCACAACATCGGCTGGTCGCCGATCTGGTTGCCAGCGGTCAGCGTGCTGGCCAGTTCCGCGACGATCTGGACTCCGCCGCGATCACCGACATGCTGTTCGCGATCATGCTCGGTCTCACCGACTTGGCCGCGAGCACGTCGGCAGACCGGTTCAGCGCAGCCATGAAAGCAGCGGCGCACCTGGTGGATGGGACGTTGATTCGCCGGCCGTAA
- a CDS encoding VOC family protein — MGSDNLARRFLHVNLNCDSLDAAERLYAGRLGLSPRMRTDPTVATDGTILGMDGEAYCTTSFLYDTRGPRAGCALEAIEFDSPALVRDHSADPVRPGIRSMLMWVMDLEAAVGGLRADGFAVGDPVDGLISGTKSVLAVDPDGAIVEIAQRPVDVKASEGTLFSGIRIMAIDALATREFFGAIGFVEVEAPARREVASEQLAPYGSAEPLACVVARFALPEDAHQFTVVLVQHPHTAQTPVPWGGNRQGLYRCALRVEDVEKALAEMPDSVERMGDPVWCPLPGTKIDGLKIAFLRSPDGVIFELVERPLKLFSR, encoded by the coding sequence GTGGGATCGGACAATCTGGCTCGGCGGTTCCTGCACGTCAACCTCAACTGCGATTCACTCGACGCGGCCGAGCGGCTGTATGCCGGCCGGCTGGGACTGTCGCCTCGGATGCGTACGGATCCCACGGTGGCGACTGACGGGACCATTCTGGGGATGGACGGCGAGGCGTACTGCACCACATCGTTTCTCTACGATACGAGGGGGCCACGAGCCGGCTGTGCCCTCGAGGCAATCGAGTTCGATTCACCCGCACTTGTGCGAGACCACAGTGCCGATCCGGTGCGCCCGGGCATCCGGTCGATGCTGATGTGGGTAATGGACTTGGAGGCTGCCGTCGGCGGATTGCGAGCTGACGGCTTCGCAGTCGGCGACCCTGTCGACGGGCTGATATCCGGTACCAAGTCGGTGCTGGCCGTGGATCCCGACGGTGCGATCGTTGAGATCGCCCAGCGCCCAGTCGATGTCAAGGCGTCGGAGGGGACGCTGTTCTCCGGGATCCGCATCATGGCGATCGACGCGCTAGCTACCCGGGAGTTCTTCGGCGCTATTGGTTTCGTCGAGGTCGAGGCGCCGGCGCGCAGGGAGGTGGCCTCCGAGCAGCTCGCGCCGTATGGGTCGGCGGAACCTCTGGCGTGCGTCGTGGCGCGATTCGCCCTTCCCGAGGACGCACACCAGTTCACCGTGGTGCTCGTGCAGCATCCCCACACCGCGCAGACGCCGGTGCCATGGGGAGGCAACCGCCAGGGTCTCTATCGTTGCGCCCTGCGGGTGGAGGATGTCGAGAAAGCACTAGCTGAGATGCCGGATTCGGTTGAGCGGATGGGTGATCCGGTGTGGTGCCCGCTACCGGGAACCAAGATCGACGGCTTGAAGATTGCGTTTCTGCGGTCGCCGGACGGTGTGATCTTCGAGTTAGTCGAGCGCCCGCTGAAGCTGTTTAGCCGCTGA
- a CDS encoding SDR family NAD(P)-dependent oxidoreductase, whose protein sequence is MSQISIEGKVTIVFGGTNGIGADICRYFGREGATVVVTGRNVERGEQVTKDITAAGGTGIFIRTDIGVEVQVQSAVEETVSRFGRLDAIVNNAAPTDVAAAGGDVPIAYQTAENFESMIRVGIWGLFHCCKHAINAMVKTGGGSIVNISSAAGVTGVAGLATYAMTKGAMNALTRSVAVDFGSQSVRSNAIIVGNVPVSDIVQFLANHPVAGPELLGVNSIPRLGVGDDIAAAAAFLVSDASAWITGSLMAVDGGYTARAPISDLSAALADYQAAQGA, encoded by the coding sequence ATGAGCCAGATCAGCATCGAGGGCAAAGTCACCATTGTTTTCGGCGGCACCAACGGCATCGGCGCAGACATTTGCCGCTACTTCGGGCGCGAAGGTGCGACCGTAGTGGTCACCGGGCGCAACGTGGAGCGCGGCGAGCAAGTCACCAAAGACATCACCGCCGCAGGCGGCACAGGAATCTTCATACGCACCGACATCGGCGTGGAAGTCCAAGTCCAGTCCGCGGTCGAGGAGACCGTCTCACGGTTCGGACGCCTCGATGCGATCGTCAACAATGCCGCGCCCACCGACGTTGCTGCGGCAGGTGGCGACGTGCCCATCGCCTATCAAACGGCCGAGAATTTCGAATCCATGATCCGCGTTGGCATTTGGGGCCTGTTTCATTGTTGCAAGCACGCCATCAATGCGATGGTCAAGACCGGCGGCGGATCGATCGTCAACATCTCATCTGCGGCAGGGGTGACCGGTGTTGCCGGCCTAGCCACCTACGCCATGACCAAGGGCGCGATGAACGCCCTGACCCGTAGCGTTGCCGTGGACTTCGGCAGCCAATCCGTTCGATCCAACGCCATCATCGTCGGGAACGTCCCGGTGAGCGACATCGTTCAATTCCTGGCCAACCACCCCGTAGCCGGGCCAGAATTGTTGGGAGTGAACTCGATCCCGCGCCTAGGCGTCGGCGACGACATCGCGGCGGCCGCGGCATTCCTTGTCTCCGACGCATCGGCATGGATCACCGGATCCTTAATGGCCGTCGATGGCGGGTACACTGCGCGGGCGCCGATAAGCGACCTCAGCGCGGCCCTCGCCGACTACCAGGCCGCGCAAGGTGCCTGA
- a CDS encoding FadR/GntR family transcriptional regulator gives MEVTSLREPKMADRVATVLRRMFIRGEISEGTMLPPESELMERFGVSRPTLREAFRVLESESLIVVQRGVHGGARVTRPRRETLARYAGLILEYEGVTLKDVYDARIALETPIVVQLANERSAKVIAELEQIVEAEKQLKPGSDAVVQLTDFHAAIARLSGNKTLQIVSDMLHHIVEKANRSLQPTEGARAEQAVRRSAKTHRMVLDLIKAGEAEKAGELWKKHLQKAEEFVLSGSELSTVVDLLE, from the coding sequence ATGGAGGTCACCAGTCTTCGGGAGCCGAAGATGGCCGATCGGGTGGCCACCGTGCTGCGGCGCATGTTCATTCGCGGTGAGATTTCCGAAGGCACCATGCTGCCGCCCGAATCGGAATTGATGGAGCGGTTCGGTGTGTCCCGGCCAACGCTCCGCGAAGCATTCCGGGTGCTGGAGTCCGAGTCGCTGATCGTAGTGCAGCGCGGCGTGCACGGTGGCGCCCGGGTCACCCGACCGCGACGCGAGACGCTTGCCCGTTATGCCGGACTGATTCTCGAGTACGAAGGCGTGACGCTCAAAGATGTCTACGACGCGCGAATTGCGCTCGAGACGCCGATCGTCGTTCAGCTGGCCAACGAGCGCAGCGCCAAAGTGATCGCGGAATTGGAACAGATCGTCGAAGCCGAGAAGCAGTTGAAACCGGGCAGCGATGCCGTGGTCCAACTGACGGACTTCCACGCCGCGATCGCACGGCTGTCGGGCAACAAGACCTTGCAGATCGTCAGCGATATGCTGCACCACATCGTCGAGAAGGCGAATCGCTCGCTGCAGCCCACCGAAGGTGCTCGCGCAGAGCAGGCGGTCCGCCGGTCCGCGAAGACACACCGCATGGTGCTGGACCTGATCAAGGCGGGCGAGGCCGAGAAGGCCGGCGAGCTGTGGAAAAAGCACCTGCAGAAGGCGGAGGAATTCGTGCTGTCGGGTTCCGAATTGTCCACCGTCGTCGATCTTCTCGAATGA
- a CDS encoding SDR family NAD(P)-dependent oxidoreductase, which produces MAEHGMHSGTAGLVTGASSGIGEGVARMFASRGAAVTLADIDAEAGQRIVDDIVSAGGTARFALCDVTDPEQVKRMVDEAVDVYQRLDFAVNNAGITGPVGPTAEIPLDGWHRVLDLDLSAVFYCMKYEIPHMDAAGGGAIVNISSDAGLQAVPGIAAYVAAKHAVIGLTRTAAMEYAPNGLRINAVCPGATNTPLMALWFQGDPSAEAAATHAIPLGRMAEVDEVAEGVLWLCSPAASYAVGMAMALEGGLTIGVAHPKG; this is translated from the coding sequence ATGGCTGAACATGGCATGCACAGCGGCACAGCAGGTTTGGTGACTGGCGCATCGTCGGGCATCGGTGAAGGTGTGGCCAGGATGTTCGCTTCGCGCGGCGCGGCGGTGACGTTGGCTGACATCGACGCCGAGGCGGGCCAGCGAATCGTCGACGATATCGTGAGCGCGGGTGGGACAGCGCGTTTTGCGCTCTGCGACGTCACAGATCCCGAACAAGTGAAGCGAATGGTCGACGAGGCCGTGGACGTCTACCAGCGACTGGATTTCGCGGTCAATAACGCTGGGATCACTGGGCCCGTCGGGCCGACGGCGGAAATTCCGCTCGATGGTTGGCATCGCGTGCTGGATCTCGATCTCAGTGCGGTCTTTTACTGTATGAAATACGAGATCCCGCACATGGATGCCGCTGGTGGTGGGGCCATTGTGAACATCTCCTCGGATGCGGGCTTACAGGCCGTGCCGGGCATCGCCGCCTACGTCGCGGCAAAGCATGCCGTCATCGGGCTAACCCGAACGGCCGCAATGGAATACGCCCCGAATGGCCTGCGCATCAACGCTGTGTGTCCGGGTGCGACGAACACACCGTTGATGGCGTTGTGGTTTCAAGGTGACCCGTCGGCTGAAGCCGCCGCCACCCATGCGATTCCGTTGGGGCGCATGGCCGAAGTGGATGAAGTCGCCGAGGGTGTGCTGTGGCTGTGTTCGCCAGCGGCAAGCTATGCAGTGGGCATGGCGATGGCTCTTGAAGGTGGGTTGACCATCGGGGTGGCTCACCCGAAAGGCTGA